CCCTCTCCCATAAGGCGTTGCAACGCCTGGGTCAGCTGGCGTAAGCCGTGGAGAAAGGGCATCTCTTTGTCCTTGCCCGGCGATAGCAGGATCAGCTGGAGCTGGTCGAGAACCTGTTGAATTGAGGCCTCAGGGGTATCCAGCAATTGGCCTTGGCCGTCTTTGGCTCCGGAGGCGGTTTTGCGCTGCTTGGCCCCGGTGCCGGAAATGACCTCTTCGAGTGTGTCACGGCGCGCCTGGATTGTGCTGAGGTCGAGCTCGTTGATCCAGATCGTCGTCACCTGATGTTGTTCCAACAGCTCCTGCACGCCGCCTTCGGCAAGAACTGTGGCCGGTTCGCCGACAATGATGCGACACAGTGCCAGAAGATGGCGGTCAACGAGATCTTCGAGAAACGTGAGAGTTTTGATTTTATGAGCAAACAGGCGACCGGCCAGAGTCGCCGGCAACGGGTTGTTGCTGATCAAGGGATGGTCATCGACAAGAAACTGTTGCCGTTTAATGCTCAGAACCAACGGGGCCTGCTCACGACTGAGAAAGGTGCGAAACTGAAGGACTGACTGATGGATGGCATTGTTGAGCGCCGGATGCCCGTCAGGGTAGTAGCTGACGTTTTTCAGCAGTTTGGCCCATCCAATGAGAGCCTGCTCCAATGCGCTATCGGTAAATCCTTCCATCCGCATTCCTTTGATACAAAAGTGAAAATCGTATGTTTTTTAATAACATAGCGTCAGAAGGCAATTTTGTAAATTACCTAGAGAAATAATCTCAATCGTTGAGCGGATTTGCTGCTGTTTTTCGCCGCAAAATTGTGCCTCACGCAAACAGAACGGGGACGGTTTTGTAAAAAACCGTCCCCACATACAGGTGTCGAGTGCTCTGTAACGACGGAATTGCCGCCCTGAGATTACATGGATCAAAACCTGAAACACTGTAAAAACGATGGGTTACAGTAACGCAAATGCTTTTTCAGCCGCTTCAATGGTCTGGTCAAGATCTTGTTTGCTGTGGGCAATACTCATAAAGCCTGCCTCAAACTGAGAGGGCGCGAGATTGATGCCACTATCGAGCATGGTGCGGAAAAAGCGGCTGAATGCTTCTGTGTCACTTTTAGCCGCATCACTGAAGCTCTGCACCGGACCTTCGCAAAAATAGGTGCAGAACATGCCACCAACCCGTTGGAAGCAGGTTGGGATGGGGCTCTTGGTTGCCGCCTGACGCAGGCCCGCTTCGAGGTAGGCGCTCTTTTCCTCAATCTGCTCGTAGAATCCTTCCTGCTTGAGCAGCTTTAATGTCGTAATCCCGGCGCTCATAGCCAGTGGATTGCCGGACAGGGTGCCGGCCTGATAGACGCCACCTTCAGGGGAGAGTTGATCCATCAATTCTTTTTTGCCACCAAAGGCACCGACCGGCAAACCGCCGCCGATGATTTTACCCAGGCAGACCAGATCGCCGCGGACATTGAAGCGTTCTTGAGCGCCACCGTAGGCGACACGGAAGCCGGTCATCACCTCATCAACGATAAGGAGAATGCCTTCGGTCGTGCACAGCTCACGCAGGCCCTCAAGGAAGCCCGGCTTGGGGGGAACGCAGCCCATGTTACCGGCAATGGGTTCGAGGATGATACAGGCGATCTCGTCTTTATTGGCGGCCACCATGGCTTTGACCTCATCTAGGTCGTTATAGGTGGCAGTCAGGGTATATTTGGCAAAGTCGGCCGGGATGCCCGGCGATGTCGGAACGCCGAATGTTGCGGCACCACTGCCTGCTTTAACCAGCAGGGAGTCGGCATGGCCGTGGTAGCAGCCATCAAATTTGAGGATCTTGTCACGGCCAGTGCAGCCACGGGCGAGACGGATGGCGCTCATGGTCGCTTCGGTACCGGAGGAAACCATGCGTACTTTTTCGATATTGGGATAGGCGTCGCAGACCATTTCGGCCAGTTCGATCTCTTTATAGGTCGGGGCACCAAACGAAGCGCCATTGACTGCCGCATCCTGAATGGCGCGGACCACCTCGGGATGGCAATGGCCGAGAATCATCGGTCCCCAGGAACCGACGTAATCGATATAGCTTTGGTGGTCGGCATCGTAGATGCGACTACCTTCAGCGCGTTCAATAAACAGCGGGTCACAACCGACGGATTTAAAGGCGCGGACCGGGCTGTTGACACCACCGGGGATCACCTGTTTGGCCTTGGCAAAATAATCGTGCGAACAATCATGTTTCATAACAACTCTCCCAGAGTGATATTGGCGTTTCAATAACGAAGTGTTACAGTGTCTGACGCCGTGGCAAGGCGGCTTTTTGCCGTGTTTTCCTGCGGTGGACACTGTTTTGGACGCTAGCATATCGCCTTGACGCTTGTCAAGGAAAGCTGCTTGCAATTACTCCTCTGTTTTTAGGGGGTTAGCGAGAGGTTCGTTGATGATTTTAGGAGTCACCGGAGGGATTGCCAGTGGCAAGAGCACGGTTGTCGCTCTGTTAGCCGAACTTGGGGCACAGGTGGTGAGTGCCGATCAGTTGTCACGCGAGCTGGTCGAACCGGGTCAACCGGCTCTGGACGCACTGGTCGCGCGTTTCGGAACGTCCATCCTCAACGCGGATGGAACACTGGACCGCAGTGGGCTTGGCGAGAAAGTTTTCGCGGATGCCGCTGCGCGTCAGGATCTTGAAGCGATCCTGCATCCGGCGATTGCCCAGCTCTCTACGCAGCGCCTCCGGGAAGCGTCGCAACGCGTGGGTCCGCAGGGTTTGGTCGTCTATGAAGCGCCGTTACTCTACGAAGCTCACGCTGAAAATCGGGTGGATCAGGTCTTGACAGTGACCGTGCACGCTGCTGTTCAGCTCGAACGACTGATGACGCGTGACCAGTGCGATGCTGCCGCTGCCCGTCAGCGGATCGCGGCTCAGATGTCACAGGAGGAGAAAGCCCGGCGAGCGGATTATATCATTGATAACTCCGCAGATTTGACGACCCTGCGCGATAACGTTGTTCAGCTTTTTCACCGTTTGTGTCCGGATCACGCCTAGCTCTGAACCCGCTCCTTACATAACTCTTATCCGTGCCTTATATGAAACGCCATAATCAGCGTCAACTGATGATGGAGAAAATGTATGGCACAAATCGATTTACACGTTCATTCGAAGTATTCCAATCACCCCTCCGAATGGTTTCTGCAGCGCCTCGGCGCCTCTGAATCCTACACCGAACCTGAAACCATCTACAGGCTGGCCCGTCAGCGCGGCATGGATTTTGTTACCATCACCGACCATAATCGCATCAAAGCGTCGATGGAGCTGGTGGAGAAGTATCCCGAGCATTGCTTCAGTGGTGTGGAAGCCACAGCTTACTTTCCCGAGGACAAGTGCAAAATTCATGTGCTGATCTTCGGGCTGGATCGTGATCAGTTCAGCAGGGTTCAGAAAAAACGGAAAAATATTTATAAGCTGCGTGACTACTTGAAGAAGGAAGATCTTGCTTGTGTGGTCGCTCACGCTACTTATGCCGTCAATAACCGCCTGACCCTGGATCATCTCGAAAAGTTGATCGTCCTGTTCAATAATTTTGAAGGCCGCAACGGCAGTCGCAGTGTGCTGAATAATGACATTCTTACGCAGGTTTTGCAGAATCTGACGCCCGAAGACATCGAACGCCTGGCGCAGAAGCATGACCTTGAGCCTTGGGGCAGGACGCCATGGCTCAAAGGTCTGACCGGTGGTTCCGACGATCATGCCGGACTGTTTATCGCCAAAACATCAACCCGGGCGGAGGCCCAAACGCCTCAGGAATTGCTCAATCAGATCAAACGAGGGGCGACCGAACCCTGTGGCCGCCAAAACGATTTTCAGGGGCTGACGTTTGCCATTTACAAAATCGCTTTTGACTTTTCTCAGCACAACAGCACCGCGTTTGCCCAGTCGACTCTCAGCGACCTGACCCGCTATCTGTTTAGTGATAAAAAGCTCAGTTTCAAAGATCGGCTGCGACTCAACAAGATGAAGTCGAAGAAGAACAATCAAGTCTATCAGAACCTGGTACAGCTTATTGAGACCAGCCGGACATTGCAGCAGGATGACATCGATTCACGTCTTGATCTGCTGTATGACTGCATCGCCAATATCTCCGACCAGTATTTTCGTTCCCTGCTCGGCTCGCTGAATACCAATATCACCGAGATGGATATTATCCGTATCATTCAGGGCCTGTCGTCGTCGATTCCGGGCATTTTCCTGTCGGTGCCGTTTTTCTCCTCGTTCCGCCACATGTTCGGTGATCGTCAGTTGATCAATCAGTTTCATGCCGATCTCGGCAAGCAGGTCAGCCGTCGTTCCAAACGGATCCTGTGGTTGACCGACACGTTGACGGATCTTAACGGCGTGTCCATGACCCTGCAGACCATCGGCCACCTTGCTGAGGAAAAGGGGTTTGCCATCCGGATCATGACCAGTCTGACCGATGAGCAGAAACATTCCGGGCTGCCGCAGTCAACCTTGATCGTGCCGCCGCTTTATTCGGCGCCGTTGCCCCATTACGAAGACATCACCGTCAACGTGCCGTCGGTATTGCGCATGCTGAAGATGGTGTACGACTACAATCCCGATGAGTTGTACATCTCAACTCCCGGTCCGGTCGGTCTGCTTGGATTGTTGATCGGTCGCATGCTCGGCACGGAGATCAAGGGGATTTACCACACCGATTTCACCGTCGAAGCGGAATCGATTATCGATGAACCGGCCATCGGCGACATGATCGAGCAATACAGCAAATGGTTCTTCAATCAGTTTGACAGCCTGTTGGTGCCGACCACGGAATACATGCACCTGCTCAAGGAGCGGGGCTACCGGCATCGTCACATGGCCCTGTTTCGGCGCGGCTTGCGCACCGAACATTTCTATCCCGCCGAACGTCCGGCCAACTCGGCGGAGCGACATCGTCTGCTCTACGTCGGACGGGTTTCCAAAGATAAAAACCTCGCTTTTTTGTTGGAGGTCTATCGCGCCGTTCGTCTACGGCATCCTGATATTTGTTTGAGTATTGCCGGAGACGGTCCTTACCTGGCCGAGTTGAAAATGGCTTGTCGGGATCTGCCTGAAGTCGCCTTCCTCGGCCGGGTGGATTACAAAGAGTTACCGTCGGTGTACAACAGTCATGATCTGTTTGTCTTCCCCAGCCTCAGTGATACCTTCGGCATGGTGGTTCTCGAAGCTCAGGCCTGCGGCATCCCGTCGCTGGTGTCGGATGTTGGCGGTCCCAAGGAGATTGTGGTCCATGCCGAGACCGGTTATGTGCTGCCGTCTGATTCCGTCGATGCCTGGGTGGACCAGCTGAGTGCCTTGCTGATTGATCTGGAAAGTGGTGGTGCCCTGTATCAAGCCCTGTCAAGCGCAGCACGTCAGCGTGTCGAGCAACGTTTCAGCTGGGACAGTATTCTCCAGGAGATGACCCGCCCTGACGACACTCTCTTGCCGCGGCTGTCACGCCACCGACATCAGCCTGGATTGGGAGGGCTGCTTAAACTGGCTTCTAACATGATGGTGCATTCCTATGACTAAGCGGATTTCTCCCCTCGGTGACGCGCTCAAAGTCACCGGACACCTGTTGCGTACCGGGCGTGTCCCCGGTCAGCTGATCATCCAGTACACGGATCGTTGTAATGCCACCTGTCCGCAATGCGGGATGCGCGTGACCAACAAATTTTCTCGCACGACCCTGGCTGAACAACGGGTGGAACAGATGATCCGCCATGCTGCTGGCCAAGGGGTGGCCGCGCTGTCCTTTACCGGTGGCGAGCCTTTTTTGTGTCTGGATGAGGTTTGTCGTCTCGCCAAGGTGGCAGGAGCCCAAAATATTCCCTATATTCGCACCGGCACCAATGGCTACTTATTTTGCGGTGCGGACAAAGAGAATTTTACGGATCGGATGAAGACGCTGGCCGATAAGTTGGCGGCAACGCCGTTGCGTAATATCTGGGTGAGTATTGACTCCTCTGATGTGGAAACCCATGAGCAGATGCGTGGCTTACCCGGGGTCGTCAAGGGCATTGAAAAGGCTCTGCCGATTTTTGCCGAGCGAGGCCTGTATTTGTCGGCCAATCTTGGCATCAATCGTTATTTTGCCGGGCGTGATAAAGATCGGGATAAACTGGATTATCCGTTTTTTCGTGGCGGGTTTGACCGGTTTTACCGTTTTGTCGCCGATCTCGGTTTTACCATTGCCAATGTCTGCTATCCCATGCACGGTGATGATGAGTCCGGTGAAGCGGTCTATGCAGCGACCGCGACAGACCGAGCGGTGTATTTCTCCCATGAAGAGAAGCTCGACCTGTTTCAGGCGCTGTCCGACTGTATTCCCGGTCATCGTGAAAAGATTCGTATTTTTACCCCCCGCTGCAGCCTTCATGCACTTCTCCAGCAGTATCGGGGGCATGATGAATTGACCACCCCGTGCCGGGGTGGGATCGATTATTTCTTTGTCGACAGTCGTACCGGCCACAGTTATCCGTGTGGTTATCGCGGAGAAGACGATCTGGGCTGCTTTGACGGCGGGAGCCATCGACCCTCGGCACCAACGGCAATATGCCGACGTTGCGACTGGGAATGCTTTCGCGATCCCACTGAGCTGTTTTCGCCGTTGCTTGATCTCCGCTTGGCTCCTGGGCGCCTGGCACGGCGTCTGTGGCAGGACCGTGCATTTTACCGTTTGTGGCGAGAAGATCTGCGTTATTACCAGGCCTGTGATCTTTTTGACGGTCGACGCACGATCAATAGGGATAAACTGCGCCCCTGGCGGAACCCGGTTTTGCCGTAACCCCATAAAGGCAACACAGGTCGGTCCGTGGAGCAGATACTGTGCGCACGGGCCGATTCCTGATGCCATTGTGGATGCTCGAAGAGCTAAGAGGGATTATTTCTTTTTTTTGCCCTTTTTGTCTTTCTTGACAGTCTTTTTCGATTTCTTCTTTTTCGCGTCTTTTTTCTTGCTCCCTTTGCTCTTCTCCGCCGCTTTTTTGTCCGTGGCGATGTTGTCTTTTTTCTTCTTGGCGGTTTCTTTGTCGACGCTGTCAGCCTGTTTTTCTCCTGCCGCAGCGCTGACAACGAAGAGGGACTTGGCATCGGCAATCACCTGGAGGGAGCGGGTTTCACTGAAGCCCTTGATGGCTGCCAGATCTCCAACCTTTTGAGCTGCCAGTTCTTCAGCGCTGCTGATACCATTTTCCGCCAGCAGAGTTGCTGTCGATGCGCCGATGCCACGTACGTTGGTGATGGGGGTCGTCATGGTCTGTCTCCTTTGTGTCCTTGGGTTTATTCGTGTTCTGTCTCTTCGTGTTGTTTGATAAATGTTTTGATGAACCGACGGATTTCACGGGCGGCACTGGTGTCTAATTCATCACAAAGTGCCATGAAATGGTCGCGTTCTTCACTGTTGATGCGAATGAGTAACTGGCTGTCCTTCTTCTTTTTGCGCTTTTTTTCGCTTGCGATGGTTTTTTCTGTCATTTGAGTCTGCCTTTAATCCAGAGATTACAGGAAGGTGAAGAAGCCCCATCTGCCGGGACTTCAAGGCCGTTTTATTAACAGCGTGTCAAACAGTTCTCCACTTCACACCACAGAGCCCGATAGCTGCGGTTTGCCTGGCTGTTTTGCGCAAACAGATCGATGGGTGCACGGTGAATACCCATTTTTTCAACATATGTTGAGTGAGGAATCGCCTGTCTGAGAAAGCCGGGATAGCTTTTTCTCAAGGCATCAGCCGTGTCTCGGTGGAGTTGTTTGCGTCCATCGGCCATGGTGAAAAATGGCCGAACGTGGGCGATGTCGTAGCCGTTTTCGGCGAAAAAATCGAGAAGCTGGGTGAATGTTCGTTGTGACAGTGTTGTCGGAATCAGGGGAACTGCCACCAGATCCGCAGCGTTAAAAACATTCTCTGCGAGCAGGCTGATGCTCGGAGGGCAGTCGAGGATAATGATGTCGTAGTGTGTTTCTAGGCCACGAAGAGCCTTTTTTAACCGGTTAACCTTGCCACCGGATGCCGTCAGTACGCTGTCGAAATGGCGAAAAGAGGCGTGGGCAGGAAGGATGTCCAGATTGTTGAAATCGCTTTCCTTAATTTGCTCTAGCAGGTGTTCATAGGTTTTAAAGAAGCGTTTTCCCCAGTTCTTTTTCGAGGGATTGCGAACGCGAAAATAGAAAGAGGATGCCCCTTGGGCATCGAGATCAATCAGCAGAGTGCGATGCCCTTGTCGGGCAGACCAGTAGGCAAAATTGACGGCAGAGGCCGTTTTCCCAACGCCTCCTTTAATGCTGTAACAGGCGACAGTTTTCATGAGCCCTCATAGCTTTTGATAAGATGATAAACATGGGTTTTGATCTCTTGGCAGGTAAAGTCGGCAATGGCGTTCTCGACCTGGGTCCGCTCGTGCCGTTGCTGTTGATACAGCACTGCCACAAGCGCGTTGAGGCTGATTTTCTGTGTGTTGTCATGGGTTGATTCGCCGATCCGGCTTAAAAAATCCTGTTGGACCGCAAGATCATTAAATCGACCGAGAATGTCCTGAAGTTGTTTCAGCTTTTTAGTCAAAAATTTAAGCTGCTGTCGATCAAAAAGTTCTCCGAACAGCTCAAGCAGATAGCGAAATTTTTTGCATTCGATGCGCAGTTCGTGAATGGCCTCATCCGCCGTATCCGCTGTAATGGCGAGACCTTCGCGACAGATCCGCTCATATTGACGGAAAATTTTTTTACTGACGGTGGTTTTTATTCCCTTGCTGGCGGATGGCGGTGGGTTGTCCAGCAGCTGATCAAGGGTTGTCAACAGGTGCTGAATGGCTTTTGCATACTCAACGGAGTGCAGGGCCGAGGCAATCTGTTTTTGCTGCACGTTGCGGCGGCGTTGAATCCGTTTAAGCGTTTTTTGTAGCCCTGGTCTGAGTGCTTCCGGCAGCAGTGAGAGGTAGTCGCTGCCATCGAGGAGGAAAACATCCAGGTCACGCAAGGTGTTGGTTTGCTGCGCCAGTTGTTTCAGTTGCGCTCTGAGGGACTCCGTAGGGCCGAGGCTGTTTTTGAACAGGCTGACCAGCGAGCGTGCTTTACGCAACGCAACCCGATACTGGTGGATATATTCGGTGTCAAGATCCCGGCAAATCCCCTGTTCCTGTTGTTGTGCGAGGTGGATAAGTTGATGGGTTATTTTAATCACGGCGGCGTGGGGTGCTTCGTCGGCTGTGAGGTCAAAGGTTAAACGACTGTCTGGAACGGTGACATCCAGGCCACTGTAAAGCAGCCTCTGTCGCATGGTTAACGTTGCACTGGGCGTGGGCTCAAGTGACGAGAGTTTCCGGATAATCGTTTCTGTCTCGTTTCGGTACCCCCGTAACGGGTTCAGTTGCAACAGGGTTGTGCCGGACAGATTAAAAAGAGTAAGGCGTGTGACGATTTTATCGTCATTGTTGCGGACAACGGCCTTTGTTTCGTACCAGCTGCCACAAAACTTGGCGGTTGCGGCCCGAACGCCCAAGAGCGCTTTAAAGGTTCTTGCCCATTTTTCACTCTTCAATTGATAGGGGAAATAGCTTTGTGATTCATGAAGAGGTTCGCTGTAGAGCGGATCGGATTCCTGCCAGATTTGCAGTGTTTGATTATGATGGGCGCTGAGCCACAGGTAGTGGTTTTGCCAGAGGGACCAGGACGGATCGTCGAGAACAGTCCATTCGACCTTCTGGGCGTCGGTAATGTCAAGACAGTAGGGCGCCAGGAGATCGGCTAACCGGTCGCTGGTAAGAGGATTTTTGAATTTCCAGCACAATGACATCATGACACCTCGCATTTGTATATACAATGTATATCATGTAGTGCAAGGTTTCAATGATGATTGTTGGCTGAGACGTAAAAAACCCATCCCGGGTGGGATGGGTTTTAAAGAATTAGTTTTTCCAAGAGGGTTATTGGCGGTAGCCCAAGCGTGTGGATAAGGTCGCTGCCGCATCAATGACCAATGGGGTCAATTGATTCTTCATCCGTTCATCCGTAAAGCGCATGGATGGTCCGGACAGGCTGATCGCGCCAACAATACGTCGCGTGTAATCGCGAATCGGGGCGGCAATGCAGCGTACGCCGGGATCAAGTTCTTCATTGTCCATGGCGTAACCCTTTTCGAGAACTTCCTCAAGTTCTTTTTTCAGAGCCTCTCGGCTTGAAAGTGTTGCCGGTGTAAATGTCGGCAACTCTTTCGGCAGGATCGAATCAAGTTCCTCGTCCGAGAGATGTGCGAGATGAACTTTACCCGCTGCTGTGCAGTAGGCGGGGAGGCGCGAACCAACGCGTGAAACGACGCGGACGGTCATATCGGTTTCAACCACATCCAGATAGACGACATGGTTTTCCTTGAAGATCGCAACATAGGCGGTTTCGTTGCATTCTTCCACCAGGTGCTCCAGAGTCAGCTTTGCCTGGCGCAACAAACCCATCTGCTTGATGAATGTTTGTCCCAGTTCCAGCGATTTAAGGCCCAGGCGATAGTTCTCCGTCGCCTTATTCTGCTCAATGTAGCCGCGTGACTCCAACGTTGCCAGTAGCCTGAAGACGTTGTTTTTATGGAGCTTCAGACGCTTACTCAGTTCTGTAACGCCCAGTTCGTCCACATCGTCGTGAAACTGTTCCAAAAGGTCCAGAGCATGGGATACGGCCTGGATGATATATTCTGACTTGTCTTTTTTGGCGGGCATGGTGGTGTCCCCTGATTACGTAATAAATGTCTAGATGCTGTTTTATTTATAGTGTTGGCTTTTTATAGAATTGTTTTTCACTTGTCAAGTCTGCGTGGTAATAAATGCGAAATCTGTTGCCTTTGATAGTGTTTTACAATTGTTGCAGACTGTTTTATCACCGTTGAAAATCGTGCTGTGAACGCGTTTTCTCATGCCCTGTCAAATAGGGTTGGAAAGTTCACTCTTGTGAAATATAGAATGTTGTTTTAAAGCTGTCAAGTTGATTAGTTCGAAAATGAAACCCCTGTCGGGCGTTTTTTGAAAAATCCGTGTTTAAAAGGCAGGATAGGACTGTTTTCAATAATATAACAGTTTGAATATGATGAGATTTTTCTGCCATGTTTTTTGACGAAAACCCTGGTTGTTTTATCGCTTTGCCACGCTGGAGGGACAAAAGCAGCGGCGTCTGTCTTGTTGTCTTGTTTCGACAGCGTAATTCAGCAATAAAAATGCCAAAGCTGGAAAAGGCTCCAGAAGCGGAATTGTGAAGGCGTTACGCAACAGATTTGGTGATTTCGCGCAATACACTGGTGGCAAAGCTGCCTGTCGGCAGAGCAAAGCTGACCGTTAAACACGTATCGTCCTCTTGTTGACAGCTCGCCTGGTGGAGTGGAACACGTAATGGTCTTCTTTCGCCACTGAGTTTGAGGCCGGGTAAGGCGGTAAAACGATCTGATGTGATCTGCTCTTTTTCCAGCAGGCTCTGTTCGAGGATGCCGGTTTGTCCATGGGCTTCCATGGCTTTGTGCCCTGGGAGGAGTCCGGTTGGGCTGATTTCGAGACGATCAACGCGCGGCTGTTCCGTGTGCGGATCTTCGACGCGAAAGCAGGCGCCTTTGGCGTGGATATAGGCAATGTCGCCCGGCCACAGGACATCAAGAGTCTCCAGGCGCATGGCCACCTGGCGATCAAAGAAATGCGATTGATACGCGCTGAGAAACAGACGCAGCAGTTTGCGCGGCAGTCCAAGGACGGCCTGCTGATGAGAGAGTCCTTTGAGTAAGCTGTGCAGCAGACGCCGTTCATCCCTGAAGCGACCGGGAAAGGCCTGTAGAGCCTGGTCGATATCGCCAGCGTGATAAGCTGCGGCTGCCGTCTGCCAACGCTCATTACTGATTGTGGCCGGATCGCCGATAATCAGATCCGTGGCGGTTTTAAACTCCCCCTGGAGGATCGCCTGACCCACCAGATGGTTGGTGCCGAACACGCCATAACGCTGTGGCCCGAAAAAATTCGGGACGCCGGTGTGTTCAAGGATATGGAGGATGTCGAGCGCTCTTTGATCCGCATCCGCGACGACATCATGAATACGAATGAAAAAACGATTGCCACGCAGATGACCGAGCCGCAATTTGTTGGTGTGCCGTTTGGCGTCGAGAATAGTGATCCCTTCAAGGTCAAGAGTGCTCAGACGGTTCTCATTCACCAGTGGTAGGGAAATAGTCTGTCGGGTGATTGCTTTGGAATCCTTGAGCCCGGCATAGCCGATCTCCTTTTCCTTGACTTTCAATGCCGAGGCCACGCGTTGAATCATGGCAAAGGTGCTCATGCCCTGTTTTTCAACACGCAGGTAGAGATGGTCGCCTTCACCACAGGGGTCATAGGCCGGGATCTCTTCGACAATAAAATCCTCGGCACTCTCCTTGATGGTGCCGCCGGTGCCGGGAAAATGTTCGGTTAAGTAGGCCATAATTCCGTATCCAGATTGTGGCGGTTGCGAAAGCCTTTTTCCGTCACGGGAAGATCCTGCGGATCAAGGGTGAAATCGCGACGGCGTTGATGATGCTGGAAGTGAACCGGCAGGTCCTGACTTAAAAAGCGGCGCATATATTTCGACAGGGGGTAGCCGTCGAGCTGGAACACGAAAGGTGTGTCCAGTTGGTTGACATAGCCCGGCATCGGTGTGATGAGTTCAGCCACCTGTTCTGCATAGTCAAGGACGTCAGTGACAAAGTACAGATCACCCTCGGGTTTCAGATAATAAAGTAACTGGGTCAGGAAGGTGGTGTTGACCAGCCTCCGCTCACGATGGCGTTTTTTCGGCCAGGGGTCGGGGCAGTTGATATATACCGCCGACAGCATATCGGGTTGGCCGAAACGGTTGAGCAGATAGCGGGCTTCCATGCGCATGACGCGGATATTTCTTAAGTCGCTGGTATCGACTCGGCGGCAGGTTCTATAACAGCCTTTGTTGTAAATGTCGATGGCAAGGAAGTTGGTTTCCGGCTGCTGGGCGGCACGCTGGATGATAAAATCACCGACGCCGCAACCGACTTCCAGAGCCAGTGGCTGGCGGCTGGGAAACAGGTCGTTGAGATCCTGTCCGGCGGGTAATTGCCAGGCGTCAATAAAGGTTGGTGAAGTGATTTCAATACGTCTTTGGGTTATCATGGCTGCAACCATACAAAGTTGAAGGCGAAAAAACATCGGAGCCTACCATAGCTGCCGGTGAAATGCAATTGCCATGCAAGTGGATCGAGCCTTCTAACCTGTGTCCAATGCGAGGAAATTCCTTGAATTCATCACCCGGCACCGCTACTCTGTCAGGATATTTTTTCAGATGGAATGCGTCCGGATTTATCTTCCCGCTTCAGCGGAGATGGATGATCCTTTTTTATCCCACAGGAGGCGGGTATGCTGATTGTCATGCATCACAGCGCAAATGAACAGGAAATAGAACAGGTCAAGCAGGCTGTTAAAGATATGGGGCTGCAGGCAGAACCGATTCCCGGCAGCGAAC
This is a stretch of genomic DNA from uncultured Desulfuromonas sp.. It encodes these proteins:
- the truD gene encoding tRNA pseudouridine(13) synthase TruD, whose product is MAYLTEHFPGTGGTIKESAEDFIVEEIPAYDPCGEGDHLYLRVEKQGMSTFAMIQRVASALKVKEKEIGYAGLKDSKAITRQTISLPLVNENRLSTLDLEGITILDAKRHTNKLRLGHLRGNRFFIRIHDVVADADQRALDILHILEHTGVPNFFGPQRYGVFGTNHLVGQAILQGEFKTATDLIIGDPATISNERWQTAAAAYHAGDIDQALQAFPGRFRDERRLLHSLLKGLSHQQAVLGLPRKLLRLFLSAYQSHFFDRQVAMRLETLDVLWPGDIAYIHAKGACFRVEDPHTEQPRVDRLEISPTGLLPGHKAMEAHGQTGILEQSLLEKEQITSDRFTALPGLKLSGERRPLRVPLHQASCQQEDDTCLTVSFALPTGSFATSVLREITKSVA
- a CDS encoding CHAD domain-containing protein, with the translated sequence MMSLCWKFKNPLTSDRLADLLAPYCLDITDAQKVEWTVLDDPSWSLWQNHYLWLSAHHNQTLQIWQESDPLYSEPLHESQSYFPYQLKSEKWARTFKALLGVRAATAKFCGSWYETKAVVRNNDDKIVTRLTLFNLSGTTLLQLNPLRGYRNETETIIRKLSSLEPTPSATLTMRQRLLYSGLDVTVPDSRLTFDLTADEAPHAAVIKITHQLIHLAQQQEQGICRDLDTEYIHQYRVALRKARSLVSLFKNSLGPTESLRAQLKQLAQQTNTLRDLDVFLLDGSDYLSLLPEALRPGLQKTLKRIQRRRNVQQKQIASALHSVEYAKAIQHLLTTLDQLLDNPPPSASKGIKTTVSKKIFRQYERICREGLAITADTADEAIHELRIECKKFRYLLELFGELFDRQQLKFLTKKLKQLQDILGRFNDLAVQQDFLSRIGESTHDNTQKISLNALVAVLYQQQRHERTQVENAIADFTCQEIKTHVYHLIKSYEGS
- a CDS encoding IclR family transcriptional regulator, which encodes MPAKKDKSEYIIQAVSHALDLLEQFHDDVDELGVTELSKRLKLHKNNVFRLLATLESRGYIEQNKATENYRLGLKSLELGQTFIKQMGLLRQAKLTLEHLVEECNETAYVAIFKENHVVYLDVVETDMTVRVVSRVGSRLPAYCTAAGKVHLAHLSDEELDSILPKELPTFTPATLSSREALKKELEEVLEKGYAMDNEELDPGVRCIAAPIRDYTRRIVGAISLSGPSMRFTDERMKNQLTPLVIDAAATLSTRLGYRQ
- the trmB gene encoding tRNA (guanosine(46)-N7)-methyltransferase TrmB, which codes for MITQRRIEITSPTFIDAWQLPAGQDLNDLFPSRQPLALEVGCGVGDFIIQRAAQQPETNFLAIDIYNKGCYRTCRRVDTSDLRNIRVMRMEARYLLNRFGQPDMLSAVYINCPDPWPKKRHRERRLVNTTFLTQLLYYLKPEGDLYFVTDVLDYAEQVAELITPMPGYVNQLDTPFVFQLDGYPLSKYMRRFLSQDLPVHFQHHQRRRDFTLDPQDLPVTEKGFRNRHNLDTELWPT